TCACAGGCAATACGGAAGAACAGTTCCGGGCGATGCTGGAAGCGGAACCATACACAGCGGAACGGTTCCGGGACGTGGAATTTGTTTTTGAGCCGAAAGTGCTCGAAGCATGGTCCGCCACAACCGATAAATTTTATGGTGACGGGTTTGTGCTGACCGGCAACGTCACCGAGTTCCTGGACCCGATATTTTCTTCCGGCGTAACTTTGGCCACCGTATCCAGCCAGACGGCTGCAAAACTGGTGATCAAAAAATTGCAGGGCGAAACGGTAGACTGGGAAAAAGATTATATGGCGCCCACCATGCAGGGCGTGAACGTATTCCGTTCCTACGTGATGGCCTGGTATGAAGGTACGCTGGACACGATCTTCTTCTCGAAGAACCCTGATCCGGTCATCAAGCAGCAGATATGCTCCGTGCTGGCAGGATATGTGTGGGACCAGAGCAATCCATTTGTAGCGCAACATGAAGAAGCGCTGAAACGCCTGGCCCGTTTGATTGAATTGACAGAAAAATTAAATACGACAGATTGAGCCATATACCGGCATATATCACATCCAGCTGCATCATCCGTCATATGACGGTGGTGAAGAACGGTGTTCGGGTATTCCGGGCGGAAAGCACCGGCCTGCCGGAGTTCCTGCGCAGTTTGTACGACCGCTATAACGGGCAGTATCCGAAATTCCATAAAATGGACCTGCTCGCCAAACTGGGATGGGCCGCCACGGAGATACTGCTGCAGGATATGCCGATGGACGGTTACCAGCCGGAAGAAACCGGCGTGATCCTTGCCAATAAAAGCAGCAGTCTGGATACGGACGAACGCTATTACGAAACGGTAAGCCAGATCGCCAGCCCGGCCCTGTTCGTGTACACCCTGCCCAATATCGTGATCGGAGAGATCAGCATCCGCCACGGGTTTAAAGGAGAAAATGCGTTCTTTGTAACGGATGCATTCGATACGGAGCTGATAGCCGGATATGTGCAGCAACTGCTGGGCGCCGGCGCGGTGAATGCCTGCATCTGCGGTTGGGTAGAACAGTATCACGATACGTATGAAGCGGCGCTTTACCTCGTGGAAAAGAACAGCCGCGGTCTGGCACTGCCATTCAGCGAGGAAAATATGCGGAAATTATTGATGATGGAAGGGGAAGGCTGAAGAACGGGAACACAAAAAAAACAGTACTTGTAATAAATATTATGGAAAAGTTGATGGCAGATCTGAAAGCCCAGATCATTCAGCAATTGAATTTGCAGGAAGTAAAACCGGAAGATATCGGAGATGATCAGCCTTTGTTCAAAGAAGGATTGGGACTGGATTCTATCGATGCGCTGGAGCTGATCGTATTGTTGCAGCAATATCACAATATTCGTATCGCCAACCCGGAAGACGGGCCGAATATCTTTTATTCCGTACGCACGATGGCGGAATATATTACGGAGCAAAAGAAAAATGCATGAGCAAAAATGTATGGATAGCAGGTGGCGGCGTGATCTGCGGCATAGGGCAGGATCTGCCTTCATGCCTGGATGCGTTTGAAAAGATGCAGCCCGGAATGGCTGTCATGCAGCACCTGCATTCTGTGCATGCGCAAACCTTTCCCGTGGTGGAAGTGAAAGCCGGCAACGATGAACTGGCACGGCGTGCGGGAATGCCCGCGCAGCTGAGCCGTACCGCATTGCTGAGCATGATAGCCGCAAAAGAAGCCTGGGAAAGTACCGGGCTGGGGGATATCTCCGGCTATCGCGCCGGCTTCGTGTCCGCCAACACCGTTGGCGGGATGGACAAAACGGAACATTTCTTTACCTCCTTCCTGGAAGACAACAGCAAAGGCCGCCTGCGGGAAACAGTGCACCATGAATGCGGCAGCATTACCGAACTGGTAGCCGATGCGCTGGGCGTCCGGCATCATATCTCCACCATCAGCACCGCCTGTTCCTCAGGCGCCAATGCGCTGATGTATGGCGCCCGTATGATCCGCAGCGGTATGCTGGATGTGGTGATCGCCGGAGGAACGGATGCATTGACACGCTTTACCCTCAACGGCTTCAATACCCTGATGATCCTCGATCAGCAGAAATGCCGCCCGTTCGACGATACGCGCACCGGCCTGAACCTCGGTGAAGGCGCGGGATACGTGGTGCTGGTATCGGAAGAGCTGGCCGCGAAAATAAAACCCTGGTGCCGCCTGAGCGGATTTGCCAATGCGAATGATGCTTATCACCAGACGGCATCGTCGCCGGATGGCACGGGCAATTTCCTCGCCATGCAGGGCGCACTGGATATGAGCGGCCTGCAGCCCGCGGATATCGCTTATATCAACCTGCACGGCACCGGTACGCAGAATAACGACAGTTCCGAGGGCCTGGCGATCAAACGGCTGTTTGAGACAGATTTTCCGCCGGTAAGCTCCACAAAGAGCTTCACGGGGCACACGCTCGGCGCCAGCGGAGGAATAGAAGCGGTATTTTCCGCATATGCCGTCAAAGAAGGTATTATTTACCCGAACGCACAGTTCACTACGCAAATGAAGGAACTGCCGTTCAGCCCGGTGACGACATTCTCCCGGGGCCATGAGCTGAAGCATGTGATGTCCAACTCCTTCGGTTTTGGCGGTAACTGCTCAAGCCTGGTTTTTTCAAAGTGAAACAGATGAAGGCATATATACAAGGCACAGGCGCTGTATCCGCACAGGATAGCCACGTTTTTCCGGACACCATCCGGGAATACGAAAGCAACCGCCTGCCTGTAGCGGACCCGGATTACAAACAGTGGATCGATATCAAACAGATCCGCCGCATGGGCCGGGTGATCAAAATGGGTGTGGCGGCTTCGCATATCAGCCTGGAGCAAGCCGGTATCCGCATGCCTGATGCTATCATCATGGGCACGGCTTACGGTTGCCTGGCGGACACGGGCGTATTCCTGGGCAAGCTGGTATCCCAGCATGAGGATATGCTTACCCCCACCGCTTTCATTCAAAGCACGCACAATACGGTGGGTGGCCAGATAGCGCTGCTGCTCGGCTGCCATGCCTACAACAATACTTTCGTACATGGCGCTTTCTCGCTGGAGAATGCGTTGCAGGATGGCCTGCTTTACCTCCATGAGCAACCCGGGCGCAAAGTGCTGGCCGGGGCGGTGGATGAGATCACGGACTATAGTCATGCTATCCTTTCCCGCTTTGGATTGTACAAGTCCGGGCCGGTAAAGAACACGGCTTTGCTGCATTCGGGTACAAAAGGCACCATTGCCGGTGAAGGCGCCGCCTTCTTTGTGCTGTCCGCCGAAAAGGACGATAGATCACAGGCAGAACTGACCGGTATAGAAATGCTGTATAAACCCCGTTCCGCTGAAGAAACCGCCGCACAGCTTGCGTTGTTTCTCCAAAAGCACGGGCTGAAACCGCAGGAGGTGGATCTGCTGATCTCCGGCCGCAACGGGAATGCGGCAGAGGATGCATACTGCGAAAGCGTGGAGCAAACGCTGTTTGCCGGAACACCGGTGGCGGCGTTCAAGCATCTGTGCGGGGAATATCCTACAGCGGCGGCTTTTGCGCTGTGGATGGCTACGGGTTTCCTGCGCGGTCAGCGTGTGCCGGAGGCTGCCATGTTCAAGGGGGAAGCGCCGGGGAATATCCGGAGGATACTGATCTGGAACCATCAGCGTACCACGCATCATTCATTTATATTATTGTCCGCATGCTGAAATACCGCGTCATATATCCCCTTCTGTATGTGACCGTGCTGGCCGCATTGCTGGTGAACAAATTCCTGTACCCGCTGCCGTACCCGGTTGTGGGAGCAGTGATAGCTGCCGCACTGGTAATATTCATTGGGCTCGCCATCTGGGGCGCCACACGCATAGGCTCCAATTATTTTATCAACGTGCATACCCGCGCGGTCATCACCGAAAAAACCGTGGCCCTGTCTTTTGACGATGGGCCGGTGGACGATCACACCCCGCAGATACTGGACATCCTGCAGCAGCATCAAGTGCCGGCTGCTTTTTTTTGTATAGGGCATCGTGTGAAGGAACGGCCGCATTTACTGCAACGCATACACGCAGAAGGCCACCTTATCGGTAATCACAGCTATGCCCACAATTTCTGGTTTGATATAAAGTCTTCCCGCAACATGACGGAAGACCTGCGGAAAGCTGATGAAGAGATCGTTTCCGCCACCGGGCTACGGCCCAGGCTGTTCCGGCCGCCTTATGGTGTCACTAATCCCAACCTCGCCAAAGCGATCAGGAAAGGCGAATACATCCCGGTAGGATGGAGCATCCGTTCCCTCGATACCGTCATCAAAGAAGAAGAGAAATTGTTGGGGAGAGTGACCCGGAGCATCCGCCCCGGCGATATCTTCCTGTTTCACGATACCAGCGCTGCTACGGTGAACATACTGCCCGCGCTTATCCGGCACATCCGCGAGCAGGGGTTCACCATCCGGCGTATCGATCATTTATTAAATGTACCAGCTTATGCGTAGATGGATCTTGTTATGTTGCTGCCTGGTTACGCTCCATGCTCACGGGCAGCAGGACTTCCGGCCGGTGGCCAACCTGGAGCTGTTCAAACAACAGTTTGCAAAAGCCGCGCAGGAAACCCGTACTATCAAGAGTAATTTCGTACAGGAAAAGAACCTGAGCATGTTGTCTGAAAAGATCGTGAGCAAGGGGAAATTCTGGTTCAAGAAAGAAAATAAGGTGCGGATGGAGTACAGCTCTCCGTCGTATTACCTGATGGTGATCAATGGAAAGGATTTCCGTATTAAAGACAGCAAGACAGACCGGAACATCTCCGCCCGCAGCAACAAGCTGTTCGAGCAGATCAGCAAGATCACGGCGGACTGTGTGCAGGGCAATGTGCTGCATAATCGCGACTTTACCACGAAGGTGAATGAAAATGCCGCGTTTTACCGGCTGGATATGACGCCTGTGGCAAAGAACATGAAGGATTTCTTTTCCGGTATCCAGTTGCTGGTGGACAAGAAAGACCTTTCCGTGGTAAAGATCATCATGCAGGAACGCTCGGGAGACGATACGTCCATCAGTTTTACCGGCAGGGAAGTGAACATTAATATACCGGATGAGGTCTTTGCACTTAAATAGCATCCTGGCTGTTGGCTGCCTGCTGGCTTCGTGCAGCTCCGCCTACCGTTCCCTGCAACGCACGGAAGGGGATGCGGACTGCATCGGGAAATTCAGGCCGCAGATCACGGAAACGGTGCTGTACAGCACGCAGGTGGATATCCTGCAGCATCATCTTTCCGGTCTGCTGTTATTCAAACCGATGGAGGACAGCAGCATGCGGGTAGTGTTCGCCAGCGAAATGGGGCTGAAGTTTTTTGATTTTGCATTCGGAAAGGATGGATCGTTCACCAAATATTACCTCCTTCCGAAAATGGATAAGAAGGCCGTGGTGAAGACCCTGCGGAAGGATATAGAAATGATCCTCATGCGGCAGGACCCCGCCACCGCGGAAGTGTTCACGGACGGCGAGTACCGTTACACCGCCTTCCCCCTGAAGAAGGGAAAGGTGTACTACATCACCAGCCCGGATTGTACGGAACTGGTGCGCGTAGAGAACGGCTCCCGCCGCAAACCGGTAGTGGAAGTGTTTTTAACGCATTACAGGAACGGGGTACCGGACAGCATCCTGGTAAAGCATAAAAAAGTAAAGTTCAATATTTCATCACAACGCGTGGAAAAATAATGTTAGCAGGAAAATTTTATACCATCGTCACACAACAGCAACCGGATGCACAGTCCGTTCATACCACAATTGCCCTGAACGCGCAGCATCCCATTTTCGAAGGCCACTTTCCGGAGCAGCCGGTAGTGCCCGGCGTTTGCATGATGCAGATCATCCAGGAGCTTTTATCCGGCGTTACCGGTAAAAAGCTGCTGGTGGAAAAGGCCGCGAACATGAAGTTCCTGAACATGATCGATCCGGTGCAGCAGCCGCAGGTGAACGTGGATATCATGTATGCGCTGCAGGAAGACATGTACAAAGCTACTGCCGTGATCAAACATGAAGCAACCGTGTTCATGAAGTTTCAGGGGCTGTTTAAATGAACCATGGCAGAGACACCAACATATAATGGCAACGTCTGCGTACTGATCCCGACGTACAACAATGCAACTACGCTGGGAGATGTGCTGCGGGATGTGCTGGCCTGTACTCCCCATGTGATCGTGGTGAACGACGGCGCTACCGACCATACGGCGGAGGTGCTGGAGCAGTTCCCCGAAGTGTCCGTGCTGGCTTACCGGCCGAACAGGGGAAAGGGTATCGCGTTGCGCAGGGGCTTCCGGTTTGCCCTGGAGCAGGGATATGACTATGCCATTACGATGGATGCGGACGGACAGCATTATGCCAGTGATCTTGCGGTGTTTTTCGAAAAAGCAGGGCAGGAGGAAACGGCTATCTATATCGGCGCCCGCAACCTGCAACAGGAGAACATGCCCGGCAAGAATACTTTCGCCAACAAGTTCTCCAACTTCTGGTTTTATGTGGAAACGGGGCTGAAAGGGCCCGATACCCAGTCCGGCTACCGCCTGTATCCCCTGCATGCCATGCGCAACATGCGTTTTGCCTGTACCAAATACGAGTTTGAGATAGAAGTGCTGGTGAAGAGTGCCTGGAAAGGCGTTAAAATAGACTGGGTGCCGGTGCAGGTGTACTATCCGCCTGCGGAGGAACGCGTGTCGCACTTTCGCCCGTTCCGGGATTTCTCCCGGATCAGTGTGCTGAATACGGTACTGGTGACCATTGCCTTTGCGTATATCCATCCGCGTAATTTCATCCGGTTCCTTTTCAGTAAAGGCGGTTTCCGCCAGCTGATGCGTACCTATCTTTTCAACCCGGAAGAAACAACACGCCGCAAAGCCCTGTCCATCGGTTTTGGCGTGTTCATGGGCATTGTGCCGATCTGGGGTTTCCAGATGCTCACAGCAGTGGTGCTGGCCGCTTTCTTCCGGCTCAACAAAGCGCTGGTGCTGATCGCATCGAACATCAGCATGCCTCCCCTGATCCCCCTCATCGTGTACCTCAGTTTTCTGATGGGGCGGCTCTACGTTTCGGAGGATGCCACCTGGGTGATCTTCAGTAAAGACCTGAGCATCGAATCCATGAAACAGAATATTTTCCAGTATATCACCGGAAGTTTAACCCTGGCCGTGCTGGCCGGGACTTTGGCCGGACTGGCAACCTACGTGCTGCTGGCCATCTTCCGCAAGAAAAGAATGGCAGCTTAATGGGCATCTTCTTCATATCCATCTATAACTTCTTTGCGAAGCGCAAATGGCTGCTGCTGGCTTTCATGTTCAGCTGCTTTGCCCTCACCGGCTGGCTGGCATCGCAGATCCGGCTGGAGGAGGATATTACCCGCATTCTGCCGCAGGACAAAAAGATAGATCAGCTGCGGCAGTTCCTGCAAAGCTCGAAGTTCGCGGACAAGCTGGTGATCATGCTTTCCCGGAAAGATACTGCCGCTCCCGCCGAACCGGACAGTCTCACCGCTGCCGCGTTGCAATTCACGGAAGGGCTTGCACAGGAGCATTTCCAACCCTACATCAAATCCATACAGGGGCAGACGGATGACGCCATGATGATGGGCCTTCTGCAAACGGTGCAGGACCATTTGCCGGTGTTCCTTGAAGAAAAAGACTATGCTTCCATCGATTCGCTGATCACACCGGAGCGTGTGCGGCAGACGATGGAATCAAATTATAACACGCTGATCTCCCCGGCAGGACTGGTGATGAAAAGAATGATCCAGGCCGATCCGGTGGGTATATCCTGGCTGGGCATCCGCAAACTGCAGCAATTGCAGGTGGATGAACAGTTCGAGTTATACGATGGATATGTGATGAGCAAAGACCATCGTCACCTGCTGCTGTTCATCACGCCCGTTCATCCGCCGAATGAAACACGGGAGAACAAACGGTTCCTGCAAACGCTGGACAGCTGGATAGATACGGTGCAATCGCGGCACAGCGGCAGCCAGATCAGCTATTTCGGCGCCACGGCGGTTTCCGTGGGCAATGCCGACCAGTTGCGGCAGGATACGCTGTTTACGCAGGGCATTACCGTATTGCTGCTGATCGTATTGATCGCGCTGTTCTTCCGG
This genomic stretch from Chitinophaga sp. XS-30 harbors:
- a CDS encoding DUF2062 domain-containing protein; amino-acid sequence: MAETPTYNGNVCVLIPTYNNATTLGDVLRDVLACTPHVIVVNDGATDHTAEVLEQFPEVSVLAYRPNRGKGIALRRGFRFALEQGYDYAITMDADGQHYASDLAVFFEKAGQEETAIYIGARNLQQENMPGKNTFANKFSNFWFYVETGLKGPDTQSGYRLYPLHAMRNMRFACTKYEFEIEVLVKSAWKGVKIDWVPVQVYYPPAEERVSHFRPFRDFSRISVLNTVLVTIAFAYIHPRNFIRFLFSKGGFRQLMRTYLFNPEETTRRKALSIGFGVFMGIVPIWGFQMLTAVVLAAFFRLNKALVLIASNISMPPLIPLIVYLSFLMGRLYVSEDATWVIFSKDLSIESMKQNIFQYITGSLTLAVLAGTLAGLATYVLLAIFRKKRMAA
- a CDS encoding polysaccharide deacetylase family protein, coding for MLKYRVIYPLLYVTVLAALLVNKFLYPLPYPVVGAVIAAALVIFIGLAIWGATRIGSNYFINVHTRAVITEKTVALSFDDGPVDDHTPQILDILQQHQVPAAFFCIGHRVKERPHLLQRIHAEGHLIGNHSYAHNFWFDIKSSRNMTEDLRKADEEIVSATGLRPRLFRPPYGVTNPNLAKAIRKGEYIPVGWSIRSLDTVIKEEEKLLGRVTRSIRPGDIFLFHDTSAATVNILPALIRHIREQGFTIRRIDHLLNVPAYA
- a CDS encoding phosphopantetheine-binding protein, with protein sequence MEKLMADLKAQIIQQLNLQEVKPEDIGDDQPLFKEGLGLDSIDALELIVLLQQYHNIRIANPEDGPNIFYSVRTMAEYITEQKKNA
- a CDS encoding beta-ketoacyl synthase N-terminal-like domain-containing protein, translating into MKAYIQGTGAVSAQDSHVFPDTIREYESNRLPVADPDYKQWIDIKQIRRMGRVIKMGVAASHISLEQAGIRMPDAIIMGTAYGCLADTGVFLGKLVSQHEDMLTPTAFIQSTHNTVGGQIALLLGCHAYNNTFVHGAFSLENALQDGLLYLHEQPGRKVLAGAVDEITDYSHAILSRFGLYKSGPVKNTALLHSGTKGTIAGEGAAFFVLSAEKDDRSQAELTGIEMLYKPRSAEETAAQLALFLQKHGLKPQEVDLLISGRNGNAAEDAYCESVEQTLFAGTPVAAFKHLCGEYPTAAAFALWMATGFLRGQRVPEAAMFKGEAPGNIRRILIWNHQRTTHHSFILLSAC
- a CDS encoding outer membrane lipoprotein carrier protein LolA; protein product: MRRWILLCCCLVTLHAHGQQDFRPVANLELFKQQFAKAAQETRTIKSNFVQEKNLSMLSEKIVSKGKFWFKKENKVRMEYSSPSYYLMVINGKDFRIKDSKTDRNISARSNKLFEQISKITADCVQGNVLHNRDFTTKVNENAAFYRLDMTPVAKNMKDFFSGIQLLVDKKDLSVVKIIMQERSGDDTSISFTGREVNINIPDEVFALK
- a CDS encoding 3-hydroxyacyl-ACP dehydratase; this encodes MLAGKFYTIVTQQQPDAQSVHTTIALNAQHPIFEGHFPEQPVVPGVCMMQIIQELLSGVTGKKLLVEKAANMKFLNMIDPVQQPQVNVDIMYALQEDMYKATAVIKHEATVFMKFQGLFK
- a CDS encoding beta-ketoacyl synthase N-terminal-like domain-containing protein, with product MSHIPAYITSSCIIRHMTVVKNGVRVFRAESTGLPEFLRSLYDRYNGQYPKFHKMDLLAKLGWAATEILLQDMPMDGYQPEETGVILANKSSSLDTDERYYETVSQIASPALFVYTLPNIVIGEISIRHGFKGENAFFVTDAFDTELIAGYVQQLLGAGAVNACICGWVEQYHDTYEAALYLVEKNSRGLALPFSEENMRKLLMMEGEG
- a CDS encoding beta-ketoacyl synthase, giving the protein MSKNVWIAGGGVICGIGQDLPSCLDAFEKMQPGMAVMQHLHSVHAQTFPVVEVKAGNDELARRAGMPAQLSRTALLSMIAAKEAWESTGLGDISGYRAGFVSANTVGGMDKTEHFFTSFLEDNSKGRLRETVHHECGSITELVADALGVRHHISTISTACSSGANALMYGARMIRSGMLDVVIAGGTDALTRFTLNGFNTLMILDQQKCRPFDDTRTGLNLGEGAGYVVLVSEELAAKIKPWCRLSGFANANDAYHQTASSPDGTGNFLAMQGALDMSGLQPADIAYINLHGTGTQNNDSSEGLAIKRLFETDFPPVSSTKSFTGHTLGASGGIEAVFSAYAVKEGIIYPNAQFTTQMKELPFSPVTTFSRGHELKHVMSNSFGFGGNCSSLVFSK